A window of Pyrobaculum aerophilum str. IM2 contains these coding sequences:
- a CDS encoding PadR family transcriptional regulator, translating into MFKRRRGLFKGVVLYLLKSKPLSGYEILKELSRLTSGKFVPSPGTLYPLLSYLEAEGLIEARESYVGRRRKKIYALTAAGEEHLAKLMDDEEFRSIIQMLEGGGREGDLLAAVRDELVYIDEVFDEIEGNDAEVLKEMLALLKRLEEKVEARLKKALGG; encoded by the coding sequence ATGTTTAAGAGGCGGAGGGGGCTGTTTAAAGGCGTAGTGCTTTACCTTTTGAAGTCCAAGCCCCTCAGCGGCTACGAGATTTTAAAAGAGTTGAGCAGGTTGACCTCGGGCAAGTTCGTCCCGTCGCCCGGCACGCTTTACCCGCTCCTGTCTTACCTGGAGGCGGAGGGGTTAATAGAGGCGAGGGAGAGCTACGTGGGGAGGCGCAGGAAGAAGATATACGCCCTAACGGCGGCTGGGGAGGAGCACTTGGCGAAGCTAATGGACGACGAGGAGTTCCGCAGTATAATACAGATGTTAGAAGGCGGCGGTAGGGAGGGCGATTTACTAGCCGCCGTTAGAGATGAGCTTGTGTATATAGATGAGGTTTTTGACGAAATAGAGGGGAACGACGCCGAGGTTTTAAAAGAGATGTTGGCACTGCTCAAGCGGCTGGAGGAAAAAGTCGAGGCGCGTTTAAAAAAGGCGCTGGGAGGCTAA
- a CDS encoding NAD+ synthase has translation MFVYDVVNALDYEKARSIITAFISQYVQRAGSRGVVVGISGGVDSTVAAALAVEALGRQRVLGLLMPSLYTPPEDLKDALDVINALGVEWKRVDITPIYDAFVKTLPDFSQENRVAAGNILPRIRMTVLYYYANKYNLLVMGTGDRSELLLGYFTKYGDGGVDFLPIGSLFKLQVRELAARLGFADIAKKPSSPRLWQGHTAEGELGASYEVIDQVLYAVFDLKKPPEEVRGFFGEVVDIVITRVKKNIHKLTPPAYPDITPARRNV, from the coding sequence GTGTTTGTATACGACGTGGTTAATGCCTTGGATTATGAAAAGGCGAGGTCTATAATCACCGCTTTTATCTCCCAGTACGTGCAACGCGCCGGCTCGCGCGGAGTTGTCGTGGGGATTAGTGGAGGAGTCGACTCAACCGTCGCCGCGGCGCTTGCAGTTGAGGCCTTGGGACGCCAGAGGGTGCTGGGGCTGTTAATGCCGTCTTTATACACCCCGCCTGAGGATTTAAAAGACGCACTTGACGTAATTAATGCCCTGGGCGTGGAGTGGAAGAGAGTGGACATAACTCCAATTTACGATGCCTTTGTTAAAACTCTGCCCGACTTCTCACAAGAGAACCGAGTGGCCGCCGGCAATATTCTACCGCGGATACGGATGACCGTCTTGTACTACTACGCGAACAAGTACAATTTATTAGTAATGGGCACGGGGGACAGGAGCGAGCTGTTGCTGGGGTATTTCACGAAATACGGAGATGGCGGCGTTGACTTCTTGCCCATAGGCTCGCTGTTTAAACTACAAGTGAGGGAACTGGCCGCTAGGCTGGGATTCGCAGACATAGCTAAAAAGCCCAGCAGCCCAAGGCTCTGGCAAGGCCACACGGCGGAGGGAGAGCTGGGGGCGTCGTATGAGGTAATTGACCAAGTCTTGTACGCAGTTTTTGATTTAAAAAAGCCGCCGGAGGAGGTCAGGGGATTTTTCGGCGAGGTAGTAGATATAGTCATCACAAGAGTTAAGAAAAATATCCACAAACTGACTCCGCCTGCCTACCCAGATATAACTCCGGCTAGGAGAAATGTTTAA
- a CDS encoding thiolase family protein, with product MGVVIVGYVRTPIGKFGGSLKDVKSPHLAAFTIRKLLDRVGLSGKEVEEVIFGSTLQGGMGQNLSRYAALLAGLPVEVSAYTVNRVCSSGMQAIIEAYREIAMGDASVVIAGGVDSMSTQPICLPDGVRWGLRHFIGRREELRDLMVYDGLVDPTNGLLMGEEAEMVAREHKMTREELDWVAYESHMRAWRATENKWFDDLEPIEGELGGVYVKLERDEGIRPDTTMEKLAKLKPAFRPDGVLTAGNSSQLSDGAAAVLLMSEEKAREMGVKPIARILGYSWHMVEPWRFTEAPVYAIQKLLKKLGTEIDSFDYFEANEAFAVVNVLVHRILGVPYEKLNVFGGAIALGHPLGASGARIVTTLISVLRNKGGRRGIAALCHGTGGGTAIALELI from the coding sequence ATGGGCGTCGTTATAGTGGGGTACGTGAGGACTCCCATTGGGAAATTCGGCGGCTCGCTAAAAGACGTTAAATCTCCGCACCTAGCCGCTTTTACTATAAGAAAACTGCTAGATAGAGTGGGCCTCTCCGGCAAAGAGGTCGAGGAGGTTATATTCGGCTCGACGCTTCAAGGGGGGATGGGGCAGAATTTGTCTAGATACGCGGCGTTACTCGCGGGCCTGCCCGTGGAGGTCAGCGCCTACACTGTGAACAGAGTGTGTTCTTCCGGCATGCAAGCCATAATAGAGGCGTATCGGGAAATCGCAATGGGAGACGCCTCTGTGGTCATCGCCGGCGGCGTGGACTCCATGTCCACTCAGCCCATTTGCCTGCCCGACGGCGTTAGGTGGGGCTTGAGGCATTTCATAGGAAGAAGGGAGGAGTTGAGGGATTTAATGGTATACGACGGCCTTGTGGATCCGACTAACGGCCTATTAATGGGGGAGGAGGCTGAAATGGTGGCTAGGGAGCACAAAATGACCAGAGAGGAGCTAGACTGGGTGGCATATGAGAGCCACATGAGGGCGTGGCGCGCGACGGAAAATAAGTGGTTTGACGATTTAGAGCCCATAGAGGGAGAGCTCGGCGGCGTTTATGTAAAACTGGAAAGAGACGAGGGGATAAGGCCCGACACGACGATGGAAAAACTGGCCAAGTTAAAACCCGCCTTCCGGCCCGACGGCGTTCTCACCGCGGGCAATTCCAGCCAGCTTTCAGACGGCGCCGCGGCGGTGTTGTTAATGTCTGAGGAGAAGGCGAGGGAGATGGGCGTTAAGCCCATAGCCAGGATATTAGGCTACAGCTGGCACATGGTAGAGCCCTGGCGCTTCACCGAGGCACCTGTATACGCCATACAGAAATTATTGAAAAAATTGGGCACTGAAATAGACTCCTTTGATTATTTCGAGGCCAATGAGGCCTTCGCCGTTGTAAACGTGTTAGTGCACAGAATACTCGGCGTGCCGTATGAAAAGCTAAACGTATTCGGCGGCGCTATCGCCCTTGGACACCCCTTGGGGGCCTCCGGGGCGAGGATCGTCACTACGCTAATATCTGTATTGCGGAATAAGGGAGGCCGTAGGGGCATCGCGGCGCTGTGCCACGGCACTGGCGGCGGCACTGCCATAGCGCTAGAGCTTATATAG
- the glcV gene encoding glucose ABC transporter ATP-binding protein GlcV produces MVSVTVQNLEKVFPPNVYALRDVNVTIKDGEFLVVLGPSGSGKTTFIRCIAGLETPTKGRILFGDAPVIDVERGINIPPAKRNVGMVFQNWALYPHMKVFDNIAFPLKIKKLPKSEIERRVKEVAEALEISNLLDRYPRQLSGGQQQRVAIARALVKEPQVLLMDEPFSNLDARLRISAREFVKSLQRRLKITTILVTHDQHDAYALADRLMVINNGVVQQISTTDEVLNNPANIFVAQFFGDPPINILEGEGRGDHVDLGDLKIPIPAPQGKLQVGIRPTDIYIADQPLSPEDLELKPGRVLLVEYLGFTPVAVVKWERIEVRAVMYNKLKEGSLARVFLKKEGVKLFQNGVRIK; encoded by the coding sequence GTGGTATCTGTGACAGTTCAGAACTTAGAAAAGGTTTTCCCCCCAAATGTCTACGCGTTGAGAGATGTCAACGTGACTATTAAAGACGGGGAGTTTTTAGTAGTGCTGGGCCCCTCTGGCTCCGGCAAGACGACGTTTATTCGATGTATCGCCGGCTTGGAGACGCCGACAAAAGGACGTATACTCTTCGGGGACGCTCCCGTAATAGACGTGGAGAGGGGAATCAACATCCCGCCGGCTAAGAGAAACGTCGGGATGGTTTTTCAGAACTGGGCTCTGTACCCCCACATGAAGGTGTTCGACAACATCGCCTTCCCCCTGAAGATTAAGAAATTGCCTAAGAGCGAGATTGAGAGGAGAGTAAAGGAAGTGGCCGAGGCGCTGGAGATTTCAAATCTCCTAGACCGCTACCCCCGACAGCTCTCAGGCGGGCAACAGCAGAGAGTAGCTATTGCCCGCGCCTTGGTGAAAGAGCCCCAAGTCCTTTTAATGGACGAGCCATTTTCTAATCTCGACGCCAGGCTGAGGATCTCGGCCAGGGAGTTTGTTAAAAGTCTGCAACGGCGGTTGAAAATAACTACAATACTCGTAACGCACGACCAACACGACGCCTACGCCCTAGCCGATAGGTTAATGGTTATTAATAACGGAGTTGTGCAACAGATAAGCACTACCGACGAGGTGTTGAACAACCCAGCCAATATATTTGTCGCGCAGTTCTTCGGCGACCCGCCCATTAATATACTAGAGGGCGAGGGGAGGGGGGACCACGTAGATCTCGGCGACTTGAAAATCCCCATCCCAGCCCCCCAGGGCAAATTACAAGTGGGCATCCGCCCCACGGATATATACATCGCAGACCAGCCCCTGAGCCCAGAGGACTTAGAGCTCAAACCGGGGCGTGTTTTGCTTGTGGAGTACCTGGGCTTCACCCCAGTGGCGGTAGTGAAGTGGGAGAGGATTGAGGTGAGGGCTGTGATGTATAATAAACTGAAAGAGGGCAGTCTCGCCAGGGTGTTTCTTAAAAAAGAGGGAGTAAAGCTTTTTCAAAATGGGGTGAGAATAAAATAG
- a CDS encoding class I SAM-dependent methyltransferase yields the protein MWSEIFKDLDAFELGESALDVGAGFGNTTRYLLARGLRVCAVDIDPGAVAYIKSLFKEFVKSGLLKVLLAPAESLPFADGECDSVISVAAVHHFRDIEVALREMVRVAKRLVAIYDWTPEAGGVTNPHSPQELEAKMRAAADAAVKLGFDIKITRYWYRLVKF from the coding sequence ATGTGGTCTGAAATCTTTAAGGACTTAGACGCCTTTGAGTTGGGAGAATCGGCGCTTGACGTAGGGGCGGGTTTCGGCAATACGACAAGGTATTTACTGGCGCGGGGGCTGAGGGTATGCGCAGTGGATATAGACCCGGGGGCTGTTGCGTATATAAAAAGTCTGTTCAAGGAATTTGTCAAGTCGGGGTTGTTAAAAGTCCTCCTAGCGCCGGCCGAGTCCCTGCCTTTTGCCGACGGGGAGTGCGACTCCGTAATCTCAGTTGCCGCTGTTCACCACTTTAGAGATATAGAGGTTGCTTTAAGGGAAATGGTGAGGGTGGCCAAGAGGCTTGTGGCTATTTATGACTGGACTCCGGAGGCAGGCGGCGTTACCAACCCCCACAGCCCCCAAGAGCTTGAGGCCAAGATGAGGGCGGCAGCTGACGCGGCTGTTAAGTTGGGATTTGATATAAAAATCACGAGGTATTGGTACAGGTTAGTAAAGTTTTAA
- a CDS encoding phospholipase D-like domain-containing protein — protein MRFVMAALLLAVIVLAVTPIRLQVDAVLVSPINTTKIIDYLESAKRAIYVEVYVFTYKPLADALVDAAKRGVDVYVVLSARVYGGVPRQAKDLAQYMEKNGVRVKWNDDFPNVHTKLYVIDNQTVIIGNINPTVSGFTRNKGVMLVIHNSTLARQLATIVLNDFRGKYPRYNYPGVLVSPVNSQEGLEWILTLPGDLYIAMEQIYLDSGMVPLILQHQRYYAVVARTNADINVAVDDDIVAKIIVVGDYVYVGSINLGYYSIQRNREVGLLIHNPELAARLRALILQWYTEAGGVAPTETTETAAQPTTARTPAAQATAPSLIHALAWLVVVAIATLFVVWMNRKGKHIK, from the coding sequence ATGCGCTTTGTAATGGCGGCGTTGTTACTGGCGGTAATCGTGCTCGCCGTCACGCCCATAAGGCTTCAAGTAGACGCCGTATTAGTCTCGCCTATAAACACCACTAAAATAATTGACTATCTGGAAAGCGCCAAGAGGGCTATTTACGTAGAGGTTTACGTCTTCACTTATAAACCACTGGCAGATGCGCTAGTAGACGCCGCAAAACGCGGCGTAGACGTATACGTAGTGCTCTCGGCGAGGGTGTATGGGGGAGTCCCCCGGCAGGCAAAGGACTTGGCGCAGTATATGGAGAAAAACGGGGTGAGGGTGAAGTGGAACGACGACTTTCCCAACGTCCACACTAAGCTCTACGTAATAGACAACCAAACGGTAATTATTGGAAACATCAACCCCACGGTATCTGGCTTTACTAGAAACAAGGGCGTGATGCTGGTAATACACAATTCAACGCTGGCGCGACAACTCGCCACAATTGTACTAAACGACTTCCGCGGGAAGTACCCGCGCTACAATTACCCCGGGGTCTTGGTGTCGCCGGTAAACTCACAAGAGGGCTTAGAGTGGATCTTGACGTTGCCCGGAGATTTGTACATAGCCATGGAGCAGATATATCTGGACTCCGGCATGGTCCCGCTAATCCTCCAGCACCAGAGGTATTACGCCGTTGTGGCCAGAACTAACGCGGATATAAACGTGGCTGTTGACGACGACATAGTGGCAAAGATCATAGTAGTGGGGGATTACGTATATGTGGGGTCGATAAACTTGGGCTACTACTCAATTCAGAGGAATAGAGAAGTGGGGCTGTTAATACACAATCCAGAGCTAGCGGCGAGGCTCAGAGCGCTAATACTTCAGTGGTACACAGAGGCGGGGGGCGTAGCCCCTACAGAAACTACGGAGACCGCGGCTCAACCGACCACAGCCCGTACGCCCGCAGCCCAGGCAACTGCCCCCAGTTTGATACACGCCCTGGCGTGGCTCGTGGTTGTGGCCATAGCGACATTATTCGTCGTGTGGATGAATAGAAAGGGTAAACATATAAAGTAA
- a CDS encoding MarR family transcriptional regulator gives MNLQQYLVLEALASDIPPREIAEILNLETHDVEAVVKSLEERGLVRKSPGLFGERYKLTEQGEKALEEWRAKIRSELAKAEELFKKGREIEAQEIVEKWLPILPILLGLGVISLALWKLLTSRLPVAEE, from the coding sequence GTGAACCTCCAGCAATACCTCGTTCTTGAGGCCTTGGCGTCGGATATCCCCCCGCGGGAAATAGCTGAAATATTAAACCTAGAGACTCACGACGTAGAGGCCGTGGTGAAGTCGCTAGAAGAGAGGGGCCTTGTGAGAAAAAGCCCGGGGCTTTTCGGCGAGAGGTACAAATTGACAGAACAGGGGGAGAAGGCGCTGGAGGAGTGGAGGGCAAAAATAAGGAGCGAACTGGCCAAGGCAGAGGAGCTGTTTAAAAAAGGGAGGGAAATTGAGGCGCAGGAAATAGTTGAAAAATGGCTCCCCATACTCCCCATCCTCCTGGGACTGGGAGTGATATCCCTCGCACTCTGGAAGTTATTAACTAGCCGGCTACCAGTTGCAGAGGAGTAG
- a CDS encoding deoxyribose-phosphate aldolase translates to MIHLVDYALLKPYLTVDEAVAGARKAEELGVAAYCVNPIYAPVVRPLLRKVKLCVVADFPFGALPTASRIALVSRLAEVADEIDVVAPIGLVKSRRWAEVRRDLISVVGAAGGRVVKVITEEPYLRDEERYTLYDIIAEAGAHFIKSSTGFAEEAYAARQGNPVHSTPERAAAIARYIKEKGYRLGVKMAGGIRTREQAKAIVDAIGWGEDPARVRLGTSTPEALL, encoded by the coding sequence GTGATACATTTAGTAGACTACGCGCTTCTCAAGCCGTATCTCACAGTAGATGAAGCAGTCGCCGGGGCTCGCAAGGCGGAGGAGCTGGGCGTCGCGGCGTATTGCGTAAATCCCATATACGCCCCTGTTGTTCGGCCTTTGTTGCGGAAAGTAAAGCTCTGCGTAGTGGCGGACTTCCCCTTTGGGGCCTTGCCAACGGCCAGCAGAATTGCCTTGGTTTCTAGGCTTGCTGAAGTGGCAGATGAGATAGACGTGGTGGCGCCTATAGGCCTCGTGAAATCGCGGAGGTGGGCCGAGGTGAGAAGGGACTTAATAAGCGTTGTGGGTGCCGCAGGCGGGAGAGTGGTAAAGGTAATCACAGAGGAGCCTTATCTAAGGGATGAGGAGAGGTATACGCTTTACGACATTATTGCAGAGGCTGGGGCCCACTTTATAAAAAGCTCCACTGGATTCGCCGAAGAGGCCTACGCCGCCAGACAGGGAAATCCTGTACACTCAACGCCGGAGAGGGCGGCGGCAATTGCCCGCTACATAAAAGAGAAGGGGTATAGACTGGGGGTGAAAATGGCGGGGGGGATTAGGACAAGGGAGCAGGCAAAGGCCATTGTTGACGCCATTGGATGGGGCGAGGACCCAGCCCGCGTCAGGCTGGGGACGTCCACCCCAGAGGCTCTTCTATAG
- a CDS encoding acylphosphatase: MEMARAHVFIRGKVQGVFFRQSMKEVAMRNGVKGWVRNRSDGKTVEAVLEGPRDAVMKVLEWARIGPPGARVEDIEVQWEEYKGEFKDFKILPTV, encoded by the coding sequence ATGGAGATGGCGCGGGCCCACGTATTTATCAGAGGTAAGGTGCAGGGAGTCTTCTTCCGCCAGTCTATGAAAGAGGTGGCCATGAGAAACGGAGTTAAGGGGTGGGTGAGGAACAGATCAGACGGCAAGACTGTAGAGGCGGTGCTCGAAGGGCCCCGGGACGCAGTTATGAAAGTTCTGGAGTGGGCTAGAATCGGCCCGCCCGGCGCAAGAGTTGAGGACATTGAAGTGCAGTGGGAGGAGTACAAGGGGGAGTTCAAAGACTTTAAAATCCTCCCCACTGTATGA
- a CDS encoding DUF1122 family protein: MFIDIEAFAPLKAVVKRGRFKEEYNVELFLEGERLCHVKIFTGRPPYYTPWAEVFNINPVFIGTEWEEKIYCALHRLMSPGDILYVEYVDDRETFIALQKGEAPEATRLGALLRKCGFKIVKNWYHPEGGLEGGMKLQAVKV, translated from the coding sequence GTGTTTATTGATATAGAGGCCTTTGCCCCTTTAAAGGCAGTTGTTAAGAGGGGGCGGTTTAAAGAGGAGTACAACGTAGAGTTATTCCTAGAGGGAGAGCGCCTCTGCCACGTCAAAATTTTCACAGGCAGACCGCCTTACTACACGCCCTGGGCAGAGGTGTTTAACATAAACCCGGTTTTCATAGGCACGGAGTGGGAGGAGAAAATCTACTGCGCCTTGCACCGGCTCATGAGCCCCGGCGATATTTTATACGTGGAATATGTAGACGACCGGGAGACTTTTATAGCTCTTCAAAAAGGAGAGGCGCCAGAGGCGACGAGGCTTGGCGCGTTGTTGCGAAAGTGCGGATTTAAAATTGTAAAGAATTGGTACCACCCAGAGGGCGGGCTGGAGGGGGGCATGAAGCTACAGGCAGTGAAAGTGTAG
- the lysX gene encoding lysine biosynthesis protein LysX has product MARLDEKLLLNELRSLGLQVRPLNIEEVAAPEGLGEVGVIRLAARSRVIPMAFTYEHSGGVAINNAMSLILSHDKYFTYLKLKEARVPTPETYLVFGREAAKEVARRLGYPVIVKPTDGSWGRFVNLVKSAEDLESLILQKAAMDSHMHLYLVQEFINKPNRDIRVTVVGDRAVAAIYRITNGDWRTNTARGGKAEPVKIDPELEDVAVRASKAVGAYYSGVDVVESERGYLVLEVNGVPEFKNVQRVTGVNVAGEIARLVAEFVKK; this is encoded by the coding sequence GTGGCTAGACTCGACGAGAAGTTATTGCTAAATGAGTTGAGAAGCCTGGGGTTGCAGGTTCGCCCCCTTAATATTGAGGAGGTGGCCGCCCCGGAGGGGCTGGGAGAGGTGGGGGTCATCAGGCTGGCGGCTAGATCTAGAGTGATACCCATGGCGTTTACTTATGAGCACAGCGGAGGGGTGGCCATTAACAACGCCATGTCTCTAATACTCTCACACGACAAATACTTCACATACCTTAAGTTAAAAGAGGCCCGCGTCCCAACGCCGGAGACGTATTTAGTCTTCGGGCGGGAAGCCGCCAAGGAGGTTGCCAGAAGGCTGGGCTACCCCGTAATTGTGAAGCCCACAGACGGCTCCTGGGGGAGGTTTGTAAACTTAGTGAAGTCCGCAGAGGACTTGGAGTCCCTAATTTTACAAAAGGCGGCGATGGACAGCCACATGCACTTATACCTAGTCCAAGAGTTTATTAATAAGCCCAACCGCGATATAAGAGTTACAGTAGTCGGCGACAGGGCGGTTGCCGCCATTTATCGAATTACTAATGGAGACTGGCGCACAAATACGGCGAGGGGCGGGAAGGCCGAGCCTGTTAAGATAGACCCAGAGCTTGAAGACGTGGCAGTGAGGGCCAGTAAAGCAGTCGGCGCTTATTACTCGGGGGTTGATGTCGTGGAGTCGGAGAGGGGCTACTTAGTGCTTGAGGTAAACGGCGTGCCGGAGTTTAAAAACGTACAGAGAGTGACAGGCGTTAACGTGGCAGGGGAAATAGCGAGGCTCGTGGCCGAGTTTGTCAAAAAGTAA
- a CDS encoding DUF2203 domain-containing protein, translating into MRLFTLKEANEIIKELRPLLLPVVQTARRWDSLTPQEMEEMERQAEWLLKAAAEMGFIIRDFVNGIVDFPAVTKNGEFVYLCWKVDEPEVMFYHGPEGFRGRRRINPELFQ; encoded by the coding sequence GTGAGGCTCTTTACACTGAAAGAGGCTAATGAGATTATTAAAGAGCTCAGGCCCCTCCTCCTGCCAGTAGTCCAAACGGCGAGGAGGTGGGACTCCCTTACCCCTCAAGAAATGGAGGAAATGGAGAGACAAGCGGAGTGGCTGTTAAAAGCGGCGGCGGAAATGGGCTTTATCATCAGGGATTTTGTCAACGGAATTGTGGACTTCCCAGCTGTTACTAAAAACGGCGAATTTGTATATCTGTGTTGGAAAGTGGACGAGCCGGAGGTGATGTTTTACCACGGGCCTGAGGGCTTCAGGGGGAGGAGGAGGATAAACCCAGAGCTGTTTCAATAA
- a CDS encoding SWIM zinc finger family protein: MYCREAVKKALFALDREVFIETVERRGGWLLAICYVKSQSQPDFCYQVFLKIKLGTRYFVGHCECPDFKFRGGPCKHIVRAKVALREYLKIKKGVK; this comes from the coding sequence GTGTACTGCAGAGAGGCGGTGAAAAAGGCCCTCTTCGCCTTAGATAGAGAGGTGTTCATAGAAACTGTGGAAAGGCGCGGCGGCTGGCTATTGGCAATTTGTTATGTAAAGTCGCAGTCCCAGCCGGATTTCTGCTATCAAGTTTTCTTGAAGATAAAACTGGGGACTAGATACTTCGTGGGGCATTGCGAGTGCCCAGATTTCAAATTCCGAGGCGGACCTTGTAAGCACATCGTCCGGGCAAAAGTGGCTCTGCGGGAATATTTAAAAATAAAAAAGGGGGTGAAGTAA
- a CDS encoding translation initiation factor eIF-2B: MEGLSNEWIKGASWYLERAVEIVAGSEDPLAVAERIRSLRPGMASLDFLYLVLKEAAGRGVDLRKAALKVSIYAEEAKRRLDEAVSAAGCPRRVATISFSRAVTRLLASLSNCLEVVYLAESKPGVEFSEAFTAYSKFARVVPIPDSAVGAFDYDMAVIGLDGYYRDYAVNKVGSLPLLATAKALGARTAAVFESYKAVPLPAPKPLEIAADVGGHKTPVPLFDRIPHRLLDALITDFGVLTALDPDLFFKTALEKILK, encoded by the coding sequence GTGGAAGGCCTCAGCAACGAGTGGATAAAGGGGGCTAGTTGGTACTTAGAGAGGGCTGTGGAAATAGTGGCTGGCTCCGAGGACCCCCTGGCGGTGGCGGAGAGAATTAGGAGTTTAAGGCCGGGAATGGCGTCTCTGGACTTCTTATACCTCGTCCTCAAAGAGGCCGCCGGGAGGGGAGTTGACTTGCGTAAAGCCGCTTTGAAAGTCTCTATCTACGCAGAGGAGGCGAAGAGGAGGCTTGACGAGGCGGTATCCGCCGCTGGGTGCCCAAGGCGCGTCGCCACTATTAGCTTCAGCAGAGCCGTCACGAGGCTATTAGCCTCGTTGAGCAACTGCCTAGAGGTAGTATACCTCGCCGAGAGCAAGCCCGGCGTAGAGTTCTCAGAGGCCTTTACCGCCTATTCTAAATTCGCCCGCGTCGTGCCAATCCCAGATTCGGCAGTCGGCGCATTTGACTACGATATGGCCGTCATAGGCCTCGACGGGTATTACAGAGACTACGCAGTAAATAAAGTGGGATCCCTCCCCCTACTGGCAACGGCCAAGGCGCTAGGCGCGAGGACAGCGGCAGTTTTCGAGAGCTACAAGGCAGTCCCATTGCCGGCCCCCAAGCCATTGGAAATAGCCGCCGATGTGGGGGGCCATAAAACCCCAGTCCCCCTTTTCGACAGAATTCCCCACCGCCTACTCGACGCGCTTATCACTGATTTTGGAGTACTGACAGCGCTAGACCCTGACTTATTTTTCAAAACCGCTCTTGAAAAAATTTTAAAATAG
- a CDS encoding metal ABC transporter ATP-binding protein: MSLRVEHVTVYRQGEVVLHDISFTASKEFVLIAGPNGAGKTTLFLAILGVINHEGRICINGECGPERAQRIGYVPQILLRESYATVWEYVYLPAKFRKGREARRRAEEALRTVELFELRDRPITALSGGQLHRAAIARALAVGGEVLLLDEPLANVDPQGRVELLRLLRDLKKDKTILMTSHELSLPSDLADKILIVNKKLVAYGPPDAVLREEVLSRVYRYVKVAKTQYGYVCVTEDYGHH, translated from the coding sequence GTGTCGCTGAGAGTAGAACACGTCACGGTTTACAGGCAGGGGGAGGTCGTGCTACACGACATCTCTTTTACGGCATCAAAAGAATTCGTCTTAATCGCCGGGCCAAACGGCGCGGGTAAGACCACGCTTTTCTTGGCAATTCTCGGCGTGATTAATCACGAGGGGAGAATATGCATTAATGGCGAATGCGGGCCCGAGCGGGCGCAGAGAATAGGATACGTGCCGCAGATCTTATTAAGGGAATCTTACGCCACAGTTTGGGAGTACGTATACCTACCGGCGAAGTTCAGAAAGGGCAGAGAGGCGCGGAGGAGAGCAGAGGAAGCTCTGAGGACGGTGGAGTTATTTGAATTAAGAGACAGGCCGATAACAGCCCTATCCGGCGGCCAGCTACATAGAGCCGCAATAGCCAGAGCCCTAGCTGTAGGCGGAGAAGTGCTTCTGCTAGACGAGCCCTTGGCAAACGTAGACCCCCAGGGGAGAGTGGAGTTGCTGAGGTTGTTGAGAGATTTGAAAAAAGACAAGACTATTCTAATGACCTCCCACGAGCTGAGCCTGCCCTCCGACCTCGCCGATAAAATCCTTATAGTGAATAAAAAACTAGTCGCCTACGGCCCCCCCGATGCCGTGCTTAGAGAAGAGGTGCTCTCGAGAGTGTATAGATATGTAAAAGTGGCAAAAACACAGTATGGCTACGTCTGCGTAACTGAGGATTATGGCCACCATTGA